Proteins co-encoded in one Halodesulfovibrio marinisediminis DSM 17456 genomic window:
- a CDS encoding patatin-like phospholipase family protein codes for MQSSTAAGLVLEGGGLRGNFTAGVLRHFTDMRFDFSSVYGVSMGACNGANVVSKQPERNRITNTRFVNDSRYLSYLRLLKGGDLFGMDFIFRDVPLHIVPIDYETFKTNPVNFWIGVTDCHTGEAVMFEKGMLESRDDVLTVMRASASLPLVAKPVEFNGAVYMDGGIANPIPLQQSLEHGEKPVVILTQQAGYRKGASKSVAVCKWRYPQFSGLIRVLEHRHEQYNDMLATIEAKEKSGEIFVIRPESTLGVGRVCRDQRKLYELYDNGYTLARKCTEALQEFLSA; via the coding sequence GTGCAATCTTCTACAGCCGCCGGACTTGTTCTTGAGGGCGGTGGTCTTCGGGGGAACTTTACCGCTGGTGTTTTGCGGCACTTTACAGACATGCGGTTTGATTTCTCATCTGTTTATGGTGTTTCCATGGGGGCATGCAATGGTGCTAATGTCGTCTCCAAGCAACCGGAACGTAATCGGATAACGAACACGCGTTTTGTTAATGATAGTAGATACCTTAGCTATCTTCGTTTACTAAAGGGTGGTGATTTATTCGGGATGGATTTTATTTTCCGCGATGTCCCTCTGCATATTGTTCCGATCGATTATGAGACTTTCAAAACAAATCCTGTAAACTTTTGGATAGGGGTAACGGACTGTCACACTGGTGAAGCCGTGATGTTTGAGAAAGGCATGCTCGAAAGTCGAGATGATGTGCTTACAGTTATGCGGGCGTCAGCTAGTTTGCCGCTTGTGGCAAAGCCAGTTGAGTTTAACGGGGCTGTGTACATGGATGGCGGAATTGCTAATCCAATTCCATTGCAGCAGTCTCTAGAACATGGAGAAAAGCCGGTAGTTATTTTGACACAACAGGCGGGATACCGGAAAGGTGCCAGTAAGTCTGTGGCAGTGTGTAAATGGCGCTACCCGCAATTCTCCGGATTAATACGCGTGCTTGAACATCGTCACGAGCAGTATAATGACATGCTGGCGACCATTGAAGCGAAAGAAAAGAGTGGCGAGATATTTGTCATTCGTCCGGAAAGTACCCTTGGCGTCGGTCGTGTTTGTCGTGATCAGCGTAAGCTATATGAATTGTATGACAATGGATATACACTGGCACGAAAGTGTACTGAAGCATTACAGGAATTTCTTTCAGCATAA
- a CDS encoding histidine phosphatase family protein, whose protein sequence is MFYLIRHGETILPKGICIGQKDVPLAEKGITSIMQNTLPKLRAFQLEQPRIIASPLQRTMKTAQILATEYGVDVTPEPNILEINMGEWDGLSFNFIKTNWPEAYKLRGVDFTHFRPPEGESFFDVQQRALKAVLPLCQLTEPVLLVTHAGVIRTLLCLANQTPLQELFTYDPAPGSITRLRKRVFLETALQLN, encoded by the coding sequence ATGTTCTATCTTATCCGTCATGGTGAAACCATTCTCCCCAAAGGGATATGTATTGGACAGAAAGATGTCCCGCTTGCAGAAAAAGGCATTACAAGCATTATGCAAAACACATTGCCAAAGCTGCGCGCATTCCAGCTGGAACAACCACGAATTATCGCAAGCCCGCTACAACGTACAATGAAGACAGCCCAAATTCTGGCAACAGAATACGGTGTAGACGTAACCCCAGAGCCTAACATTCTGGAAATAAACATGGGCGAATGGGACGGGTTGTCCTTCAACTTTATCAAAACGAACTGGCCGGAAGCATATAAACTACGTGGCGTTGACTTCACACATTTTCGACCACCTGAGGGAGAATCTTTTTTTGATGTGCAGCAACGCGCATTGAAAGCTGTTCTGCCCTTATGTCAGCTGACAGAGCCAGTTCTTTTGGTAACGCATGCTGGTGTAATACGCACCTTACTTTGTCTAGCAAACCAGACCCCATTACAAGAGCTTTTCACCTACGACCCTGCCCCGGGTTCCATCACAAGACTTCGTAAACGTGTATTTCTCGAAACCGCCCTACAACTAAATTAA
- a CDS encoding DVU_1551 family NTP transferase, which produces MLRAYAILLAAGYGSRMGQCKPLLSLGENTALQVLAESFIHAGVTPIVVTGYAREQVEHECNRLKIQAVYNANFNDGMFSSVQAGCNALPEDAELFFVTPVDVPLIRPRTISELLAYAAVTEVDVIHPILDDSQLTPLPKFLRETEGKRGHPPCMRASLKKEILQYNGEGGLTKLLDKFSKSTQYLPVLDSGMLLDMDTPEDYKTLCQIQKLQGVPSLQECYAIWNTVKLPTHIRKHSTAVTDIVRIMLEKLPEQTPMFKQTVLAGAMLHDIAKGSRKHALAGANLITEFGFPALAPCIAAHSHLQASEGAITEAELIFLADKFVEGTSKCTLKKRYDEKMACFADSPEVVEVIRQRLQQAQAVLAKLESATGLDFNMLLTTNGSA; this is translated from the coding sequence ATGCTCAGGGCATACGCAATACTGTTAGCAGCGGGATACGGTTCCCGCATGGGACAATGCAAGCCCCTCTTATCCCTTGGGGAAAATACTGCGTTGCAGGTTCTTGCAGAAAGCTTCATCCACGCAGGAGTCACCCCCATTGTTGTTACCGGCTACGCCAGAGAACAGGTTGAACATGAATGCAACCGCCTTAAGATTCAGGCTGTGTATAATGCTAACTTTAATGACGGCATGTTTTCGTCAGTGCAAGCCGGTTGTAATGCCCTGCCTGAAGATGCAGAACTTTTTTTCGTTACTCCGGTGGACGTACCACTCATTCGTCCCCGAACAATTTCTGAGTTGCTTGCCTATGCCGCTGTAACGGAGGTAGATGTTATCCACCCGATTCTGGATGACAGTCAGCTCACACCGCTTCCAAAATTCTTAAGAGAAACGGAAGGCAAACGTGGACACCCACCATGCATGCGGGCATCACTTAAAAAAGAAATTCTGCAGTATAATGGTGAGGGTGGTCTCACAAAATTATTAGACAAATTTTCAAAAAGCACCCAATACCTTCCCGTTCTGGATAGCGGAATGCTACTGGATATGGATACACCAGAAGATTACAAGACATTATGCCAAATTCAAAAACTGCAAGGTGTGCCATCTCTTCAGGAATGCTATGCCATTTGGAATACAGTAAAACTGCCGACACACATCCGAAAACACTCCACTGCAGTAACAGATATTGTACGTATCATGCTGGAAAAGCTCCCTGAACAAACCCCAATGTTTAAACAAACGGTTCTTGCAGGAGCCATGCTCCATGACATTGCGAAGGGCTCACGAAAGCACGCCTTAGCAGGTGCTAATTTAATTACAGAGTTCGGATTTCCGGCACTTGCACCTTGCATTGCCGCCCACTCACACCTTCAAGCTTCAGAAGGTGCTATTACAGAAGCAGAACTCATTTTTCTTGCGGATAAATTCGTAGAAGGCACAAGCAAATGCACACTCAAAAAACGGTATGACGAAAAGATGGCATGTTTTGCTGATTCTCCTGAAGTCGTTGAGGTTATCCGACAAAGATTACAGCAAGCTCAAGCTGTGTTGGCTAAACTTGAATCCGCAACTGGCTTAGACTTCAACATGTTGCTCACAACTAACGGAAGTGCGTAA
- a CDS encoding XdhC family aldehyde oxidoreductase maturation factor produces MDSILSDITKKLAAQNCVLATVISSTGSTPRSSGAHMLICPQGEFYGTVGGGLIEAQVQITAAEFLVGEKGAAALHSYDLDNTKAGALGMSCGGSLTVLLERLTPDYHAEFVELENNVRKGNASSREAYYVQDGTAWCRVTADELADDKYAEAVKAINASKSTASDAAPLLLNQQPLQYFSETYHPSATVIIAGAGHVAKPTAEIAHLVGFSVVVLDDREEFANQERFPNAHVQVVESLDDILSEITIHKDCYVVIVTRGHEHDKTVLQQALTTPAKYIGMIGSKSKRDGLYERLREEGVTDEAIARCHCPIGLPLGGRTPEEIAVSIMAEIIQKKAQG; encoded by the coding sequence ATGGATTCTATTCTCTCAGACATCACAAAAAAACTTGCAGCGCAGAACTGTGTATTAGCCACAGTTATATCCAGCACCGGATCAACTCCTCGTTCCTCCGGCGCACACATGCTCATTTGCCCGCAAGGTGAATTCTATGGAACTGTCGGTGGCGGCCTTATTGAAGCACAAGTTCAAATAACAGCAGCAGAATTTCTTGTTGGTGAAAAAGGTGCAGCCGCCCTACATTCATACGATCTGGATAACACCAAAGCCGGTGCACTCGGTATGTCCTGCGGTGGTTCACTCACCGTATTGCTCGAACGCCTGACACCTGACTACCATGCTGAATTTGTAGAGCTGGAAAACAATGTTCGTAAAGGGAACGCTTCTTCACGTGAAGCATACTACGTACAGGACGGAACCGCATGGTGCAGAGTAACAGCTGACGAACTTGCAGACGATAAATATGCTGAAGCAGTAAAGGCTATCAATGCATCCAAATCAACAGCCAGCGATGCTGCTCCTTTACTTCTGAATCAACAGCCGCTTCAATATTTCTCAGAAACATATCATCCTTCCGCAACTGTTATTATTGCAGGTGCAGGACACGTAGCTAAACCTACGGCTGAAATCGCCCATCTTGTAGGGTTCTCAGTTGTTGTACTTGATGACCGTGAAGAATTTGCCAACCAAGAACGGTTTCCAAACGCCCATGTCCAGGTTGTTGAATCATTGGATGACATCCTCTCCGAGATTACCATTCACAAAGACTGTTACGTTGTCATTGTTACCCGTGGACACGAGCACGACAAAACAGTGCTTCAACAAGCACTGACAACTCCGGCCAAATACATCGGCATGATCGGCAGCAAAAGTAAACGTGACGGCCTGTACGAACGTCTCCGTGAGGAAGGCGTTACAGACGAAGCCATTGCCCGCTGCCATTGCCCTATCGGCCTACCGTTAGGAGGCAGGACTCCAGAAGAAATTGCGGTTAGTATTATGGCTGAGATCATCCAGAAAAAAGCGCAGGGGTAG
- a CDS encoding DVU_1553 family AMP-dependent CoA ligase — protein MQTTFVRNAKQQHVAWVNPLDTQAQLDMGAGASVRPFSSSQIKAWQLNRLNEVCNYAQENGGFYAKHFQAIDVAFTSREEFANLPRTTADDIREAPLEFLCTSQDDIARVVTLTTSGSTGKPKRLFFTQDELDETTEFYNHGMQCLVDAGDTVLALLPAPKPDSVGALLADGLHLLGATPILHQDPDDVVTSLTMFKEHAPDCVVGTAAHVLALIKLWEHDGKTESPVKSVLLCWDASSSAIRNFIEKTWDCRVHTHWGMTETGLGGAVNCPYSNGMHLRETNIYVEITDPETGSLLPDGERGEIVVTTLSRKGMPLIRYRTGDESHIMTNACPCDSPLRRLSPNIRRIAKSKDTPYWFQYITPTAIDGQLLSIPNFLAQQAQYRVAPNTLEVTVDMSGDSSQHLSSIKELLCNFVSPLHIAPDVLCLPGRNDGKISIGFAKRKICVE, from the coding sequence ATGCAAACAACGTTTGTACGAAATGCAAAGCAACAACACGTTGCTTGGGTAAACCCACTCGACACACAAGCTCAACTAGACATGGGAGCTGGAGCATCCGTACGTCCGTTTTCCTCTAGCCAGATCAAAGCATGGCAGCTCAACAGACTTAATGAAGTTTGCAACTACGCACAGGAAAACGGTGGATTCTACGCTAAGCATTTTCAGGCCATTGATGTTGCATTCACTTCCCGTGAAGAATTTGCCAATCTACCACGGACGACTGCAGATGATATCAGAGAAGCGCCGCTCGAATTCCTTTGTACATCACAGGACGATATTGCCCGTGTTGTTACGCTCACGACGTCCGGATCCACAGGAAAACCTAAACGACTTTTTTTCACACAAGACGAGCTGGACGAAACCACTGAATTCTACAATCACGGTATGCAATGTCTTGTCGATGCCGGAGATACCGTTCTTGCACTATTGCCCGCTCCCAAACCGGACAGTGTAGGAGCCTTGCTTGCTGATGGACTGCATTTGTTGGGAGCAACACCAATACTCCACCAAGACCCTGACGATGTTGTAACGTCGCTGACCATGTTTAAAGAGCATGCTCCAGACTGTGTTGTGGGAACTGCTGCACACGTTCTTGCATTAATCAAACTATGGGAACATGACGGCAAAACAGAATCCCCCGTAAAGAGTGTTTTGCTCTGCTGGGATGCCAGCTCCAGCGCAATTCGGAACTTCATTGAAAAAACCTGGGATTGCCGAGTACATACACACTGGGGGATGACAGAAACCGGCCTTGGCGGCGCAGTAAATTGCCCATACAGCAACGGTATGCACCTACGTGAAACAAATATTTATGTAGAAATCACGGACCCTGAAACCGGATCACTTTTGCCGGACGGTGAACGTGGCGAAATAGTCGTAACTACTCTTTCAAGAAAAGGTATGCCGCTTATCCGTTACCGTACAGGTGATGAATCACATATTATGACAAATGCCTGCCCGTGTGACTCTCCGCTTCGCAGACTCAGCCCAAATATTCGGAGAATTGCCAAGTCGAAAGACACCCCTTACTGGTTCCAGTACATTACGCCGACAGCAATCGACGGACAATTACTCTCAATTCCAAATTTTCTAGCCCAGCAAGCACAATACAGGGTGGCACCAAATACGCTGGAAGTAACAGTTGACATGAGTGGGGACTCTTCTCAACATTTATCCAGCATTAAAGAGCTCTTATGCAATTTTGTTTCTCCGTTGCATATAGCTCCGGATGTATTGTGCTTGCCGGGCAGAAATGATGGCAAAATTTCTATTGGATTCGCAAAACGCAAAATATGCGTCGAGTAA
- the trsS gene encoding radical SAM (seleno)protein TrsS, whose amino-acid sequence MSGHISHTESICPQCLQRIPAMRVTKGEETRLVKHCPQHGAFSTPVWRSTHKATAFADWLRPKIPSTPPTISTAVDKGCPFDCGLCEEHRQHSCMALIEVTWNCNLSCPVCFASAENKAKASIPKEPSKEELVQLLKTTMRTTGGCNLQFSGGEPTTRDDLPELVAEAKRIGFPFVQINTNGVRAAQDPEYVAKLAATGVDSVFLQFDGLRESTWKAFRNADLREIKAKAIQAFAKAHIGIVLVPVISPTINKNELGDIIRFAIDHAPAVRGVHFQPISYFGRYPVAPADTERITLPELAEELERQTNNLVATGDFVPPTCEHALCSFHANYIINDDNTLQLLSVPKNSCNCKPKPAAEGAEKARSFVRSQWAAAEQNEQPKSLSNELDSFIQQASTRRFAISAMAFQDAWSLDIERLKGCCIHVVAPDGRLVPFCAYNLTAADGTTLYRGKTFLPPAAG is encoded by the coding sequence ATGTCTGGCCACATTTCTCATACTGAAAGTATCTGCCCGCAGTGTCTTCAACGGATTCCTGCTATGCGAGTCACCAAAGGGGAAGAAACACGCCTTGTAAAGCACTGTCCGCAGCATGGTGCATTCTCCACACCAGTCTGGCGATCGACACATAAGGCAACAGCCTTTGCGGACTGGTTACGCCCTAAAATTCCATCCACACCGCCAACCATTTCAACTGCTGTCGACAAGGGCTGCCCTTTCGACTGTGGCCTATGCGAAGAACACCGCCAGCACAGCTGCATGGCACTTATTGAGGTAACGTGGAATTGCAACCTTTCCTGTCCTGTCTGCTTTGCATCAGCAGAAAATAAGGCAAAGGCATCCATTCCCAAAGAGCCTTCCAAAGAAGAGCTTGTACAGTTGCTGAAAACCACCATGCGCACCACAGGCGGATGCAATTTACAATTTTCCGGTGGAGAACCGACAACCCGTGATGATCTTCCAGAGCTTGTAGCCGAAGCAAAACGCATCGGATTTCCATTCGTACAAATCAACACCAACGGTGTTCGAGCCGCACAAGATCCTGAATATGTCGCCAAGCTGGCAGCCACCGGTGTAGACTCTGTCTTCCTTCAATTCGACGGCTTACGTGAATCAACATGGAAGGCGTTCCGCAATGCAGATCTTCGCGAAATCAAAGCAAAAGCCATTCAAGCGTTTGCCAAAGCGCACATAGGGATTGTGCTGGTGCCCGTTATTTCGCCAACCATCAATAAGAATGAACTAGGCGATATTATACGGTTTGCCATAGATCACGCGCCAGCCGTGCGCGGCGTGCATTTTCAGCCGATCAGTTACTTCGGGCGCTACCCTGTTGCACCAGCAGACACAGAGCGCATAACGCTGCCTGAGCTTGCAGAAGAATTGGAACGACAGACCAACAATCTTGTCGCTACAGGTGACTTTGTGCCGCCGACCTGCGAACATGCCCTCTGCTCATTCCATGCAAACTACATCATTAATGATGACAACACGCTTCAACTGCTGTCTGTTCCGAAGAACTCCTGCAATTGCAAACCAAAACCAGCAGCAGAAGGTGCAGAAAAAGCACGTTCCTTTGTCCGAAGTCAGTGGGCAGCAGCAGAGCAAAATGAACAGCCAAAATCGCTCTCAAACGAGCTCGATTCGTTTATTCAGCAAGCATCAACGCGACGTTTTGCCATTTCAGCCATGGCGTTTCAGGATGCATGGTCATTGGATATTGAACGGCTAAAAGGGTGCTGCATTCATGTGGTTGCACCGGACGGAAGGCTCGTGCCGTTCTGTGCGTACAACCTCACAGCAGCAGACGGAACAACGTTATATCGCGGTAAAACCTTTTTGCCTCCGGCGGCTGGGTGA
- a CDS encoding DVU_1555 family C-GCAxxG-C-C protein has translation MLSDIQLQLLQWAGKGYCCSQILVGLALEYSGLENPQLIRAAEGLCSGMFSCNGACGLLSGGALLIGLYTGHDAETEEKNEDLPILLESFTEWFTQKTTEKHGDITCGQILGESSGTPVPDTAVCGSLLAETFAYIESLLAEYGYDIAAVKE, from the coding sequence ATGCTTTCCGACATCCAACTGCAATTACTTCAATGGGCTGGCAAAGGATACTGTTGCAGCCAAATCCTCGTCGGCTTGGCGCTGGAATATTCCGGTCTTGAAAACCCCCAACTCATCAGAGCCGCTGAAGGGTTATGCAGTGGTATGTTCAGTTGTAACGGTGCATGCGGTCTACTTTCAGGTGGCGCACTGCTTATAGGCTTATACACAGGACACGATGCTGAAACCGAAGAAAAAAACGAAGATCTACCAATTCTTCTAGAATCCTTCACAGAATGGTTTACACAAAAAACGACCGAAAAACATGGTGACATAACATGTGGCCAAATCCTCGGAGAAAGCAGTGGCACTCCAGTACCTGACACTGCAGTATGCGGTTCCCTGCTTGCTGAAACGTTTGCCTACATTGAATCTCTACTTGCCGAATACGGCTACGATATTGCTGCAGTAAAAGAATAA
- the trsM gene encoding DVU_1556 family methyltransferase, which translates to MSTPLWQHPRMATLDGGVLRPGGLALTRRTYDSLRIATSTRILDAGCGTGITGEFLQQEYGAHVTGLDLSSQNTLLTNEKNIPTVQGTVEQLPFSDASFHIVNCDCVLSLCNSLETAIAEFSRVLCADGTLVLSDLYKRQEHNMQSAQLCCGSSGQKIPTQTHKKSSTNGCSSSPIKLKELFETLTKAGFTHTCSTDCTKELKELTAKLIFSDIATCCQSNTQDRPSAYDRSIGYIQVKALKKE; encoded by the coding sequence ATGAGTACTCCGCTTTGGCAGCATCCTCGTATGGCCACACTGGATGGTGGCGTTCTACGACCTGGCGGGCTGGCATTAACCCGAAGGACATATGATTCTCTGAGAATTGCCACATCCACCCGCATTCTTGATGCAGGATGCGGTACCGGAATCACGGGAGAATTTCTTCAGCAGGAATATGGTGCGCATGTCACAGGGCTTGATCTTTCCTCACAGAACACGCTGCTGACTAACGAGAAAAACATCCCTACGGTGCAGGGAACTGTTGAGCAGCTTCCTTTCTCCGATGCTTCATTCCACATAGTGAATTGTGACTGTGTGCTTTCCCTCTGTAATTCTTTGGAGACAGCTATTGCTGAATTTTCACGGGTACTATGCGCCGATGGAACTCTAGTTCTTTCTGACCTGTATAAACGGCAAGAACACAACATGCAGTCAGCGCAACTGTGCTGTGGATCTTCAGGACAGAAAATACCTACACAAACGCATAAGAAAAGCTCAACTAACGGATGCAGCAGCTCACCGATTAAATTAAAAGAACTTTTCGAAACGCTAACCAAGGCAGGTTTTACACACACATGCAGCACCGACTGCACTAAAGAGCTCAAGGAGCTGACAGCGAAGCTTATCTTCTCCGACATTGCCACCTGCTGCCAAAGCAACACACAAGACCGTCCTTCAGCATACGATAGAAGTATCGGATACATCCAAGTTAAAGCCTTAAAAAAGGAATAA
- a CDS encoding DVU_1557 family redox protein has protein sequence MNTLQVLHDDFSHWKCTQCNEQLIFTAVELVYLESKFSVELPACPACGFVLIPESLAVEKMAQVEQLLEDK, from the coding sequence ATGAATACGTTACAAGTTTTACACGACGATTTTTCGCATTGGAAATGTACCCAGTGTAACGAACAGTTGATCTTTACGGCTGTAGAACTGGTGTACCTTGAAAGCAAATTTTCTGTTGAATTACCGGCATGCCCAGCATGCGGGTTTGTGCTCATACCGGAATCCCTTGCCGTTGAAAAAATGGCACAGGTGGAACAGTTACTGGAAGATAAATGA
- a CDS encoding pyridine nucleotide-disulfide oxidoreductase/dicluster-binding protein produces MEQHELHQWEAQCTQEEAPHCQSQCPLHIDIRTFCKKMAAGKMNEAWAVLYKSMPMPHITANLCNGACMETCLRKNLGGSINMPELERCCAANATKNPPVRPLPSKNKRVLIIGGGLTALAAAWDLAKKGITPTILSKNAYEDITARVPEEAFAQHEAAINKLGVQFSSEEMPDDLETACDNFDVVLLATPEAADLYACNPTDSKILQTNISSVFSVPSPCLASTIERIALGRTLALSAERSIQNVSLTAGRETEGSYASRLQSDISSFSSLPLLPASDEGYDEATAMLEAGRCMQCECMQCVNNCVYLAEFKSYPKIYARQIYNNAAIVMGTRHANKMINSCMLCGLCEEICPESFAVQNLCLTARQDMVADSTMPPSAHEFALRDMAFANTAGMFAKNAPSASASSFAFFPGCQLPAISPHLVESTYAYLRDAMEEPVGLFIHCCGAPAHWAGQKDLTETTTNQILQQWEEMGKPELITGCPTCATMLATLLPQIPTRSLWEVLEEVGLPPTARMPKQPYVLHDPCSTRYNEPMRSHVRSITEQLKISITEPHLSGSLTECCGYGGLLDNANPQLSRKASQHRADILSECTEDEQDVLTYCAMCRDMLARTGKRTIHLLDILFPSCDTALACCNADPATVPVTGFSDRRENRMRLKEHLLKTVWGEAEAAADEHVPSISYTEQAAANMEERRILRSDIRKVVDYVEATNNSLFNTQTRRYVASFRPVGVTYWMEYIKDKEGYRIHNAWSHRMQIIPPK; encoded by the coding sequence ATGGAACAACACGAACTACACCAATGGGAAGCACAGTGTACGCAAGAAGAAGCGCCGCACTGCCAGTCTCAATGCCCCCTGCATATTGATATCCGCACATTCTGTAAAAAAATGGCTGCGGGTAAAATGAATGAGGCATGGGCTGTTTTGTACAAAAGCATGCCAATGCCACACATTACTGCCAACTTGTGTAACGGTGCATGCATGGAAACATGCCTACGAAAAAACCTTGGCGGCAGCATTAATATGCCGGAGCTGGAGCGCTGTTGTGCAGCAAATGCGACTAAAAACCCGCCAGTGCGCCCGCTTCCATCCAAGAATAAGCGTGTACTCATTATTGGTGGTGGACTCACTGCACTAGCTGCTGCATGGGATCTTGCAAAAAAAGGCATTACACCGACAATACTGTCCAAAAATGCTTACGAAGATATTACAGCCCGTGTTCCTGAAGAAGCCTTTGCACAGCATGAAGCTGCCATAAATAAGCTCGGAGTGCAGTTCTCCAGCGAAGAAATGCCGGATGACCTTGAAACAGCCTGCGACAATTTCGACGTAGTCTTACTGGCAACACCTGAAGCTGCAGACCTATATGCGTGCAATCCAACTGATTCAAAAATCTTACAAACAAATATTTCTTCTGTATTCTCTGTTCCGTCCCCTTGTCTTGCTTCCACGATAGAACGTATCGCCCTTGGCAGAACGTTAGCATTATCTGCGGAACGGAGCATACAGAACGTATCCCTAACAGCAGGAAGAGAAACTGAAGGGTCGTATGCCTCAAGACTGCAAAGCGATATATCTTCATTTTCTTCACTCCCACTTCTTCCTGCAAGTGATGAAGGATATGATGAAGCGACGGCTATGCTGGAAGCTGGAAGGTGCATGCAATGCGAATGCATGCAGTGCGTAAATAATTGTGTATATCTAGCAGAATTCAAAAGTTACCCCAAAATCTACGCGCGGCAAATATACAACAATGCCGCCATCGTCATGGGTACACGACATGCCAACAAAATGATCAACTCCTGCATGTTGTGTGGTCTATGCGAAGAAATATGTCCCGAAAGCTTTGCAGTACAGAATCTCTGCCTGACAGCACGACAAGATATGGTGGCAGATTCCACAATGCCGCCATCAGCACACGAATTTGCGCTCCGCGATATGGCTTTTGCCAATACCGCAGGTATGTTCGCAAAGAATGCCCCTTCTGCTTCCGCTAGCTCGTTCGCCTTTTTCCCGGGATGTCAGCTTCCCGCTATTTCACCACATCTCGTAGAAAGCACTTATGCCTACCTACGAGATGCTATGGAAGAACCCGTCGGTCTGTTTATTCACTGCTGTGGTGCTCCTGCCCACTGGGCAGGACAAAAAGACCTGACAGAGACTACAACAAACCAAATTCTCCAACAGTGGGAAGAGATGGGCAAGCCAGAGTTAATAACGGGCTGTCCAACATGCGCAACCATGCTTGCAACGTTGTTACCACAAATTCCAACCCGCTCCCTATGGGAAGTTCTGGAAGAAGTTGGCTTGCCTCCAACAGCGCGAATGCCGAAGCAGCCGTATGTTCTGCATGACCCGTGCTCCACACGATATAATGAACCTATGCGCAGCCATGTCCGTTCCATCACAGAACAGCTCAAGATTTCAATAACAGAACCTCATCTTTCAGGTTCACTTACTGAATGCTGTGGCTACGGCGGCCTGCTCGACAATGCCAACCCTCAGCTTTCCCGCAAAGCTTCCCAGCACAGGGCTGATATACTCTCGGAATGTACTGAAGACGAACAGGACGTTCTTACATACTGCGCTATGTGCCGTGACATGCTTGCCCGAACAGGCAAACGTACAATTCACCTGCTGGATATTCTATTCCCAAGCTGTGATACAGCGCTGGCATGCTGCAATGCTGACCCTGCCACTGTTCCTGTTACCGGATTTTCTGACCGCCGCGAAAACCGCATGCGCCTTAAGGAACATCTCCTCAAAACTGTTTGGGGTGAAGCAGAAGCAGCGGCAGATGAACATGTCCCATCCATATCATACACCGAGCAAGCTGCAGCAAATATGGAAGAACGCCGTATTCTACGAAGCGACATCCGCAAAGTTGTGGACTATGTTGAAGCTACCAATAACAGCTTATTCAACACACAAACTCGGCGCTACGTTGCCAGCTTCCGTCCTGTTGGTGTGACCTATTGGATGGAATACATAAAAGATAAGGAAGGATACCGCATCCACAACGCATGGTCACATCGTATGCAGATTATCCCTCCTAAATAA